The Pedobacter roseus genome contains a region encoding:
- a CDS encoding ligand-binding sensor domain-containing protein: protein MFQKTTIKILNISSSTYRWLAVFVTFTTLVFVGSHAHAQLEERYFRNISVDKGLSQSTVFSIKQDTLGFIWMATQDGLNRYDSKGFKVYRPVKSDPKSLQSYYTRTLFIDHKGSLWVGGNQGVSCYNYTTDGFTNYKLPRSLGEWYVSSITEDPQHNIWVTSVVGGIFKLAAGESQFKQVNYDSFNTGIKRVVYIGSWKQTILIGTEVGLFKMTGAKNKLVKIDLGTDKPSINDVYIDGNVFWVATEGKGLIRYHFETGEKNVFLHSPGVKSIADNNIRCVGKDTDGNIWLGTFKGLSILNLNNNTLENYFHQVSQPYTISQNSVRCFFKDKQNGIWLGTFYGGVNYYHKNDIKFNLLSQNTGRLSLNDEVVSAIKEDAKGNFWIGTNDKGLNYWNRATNTISYFSNNENNPNSLSTNNIKAIAFDNDQNLLVGTHNGGLNILNPNTGNVKRYRHNENDPNSIAGDLVYGILKDYKNRIWIGTRSGLDEFNPKSQTFTHIHLDRAGKRPGSDDITYLFEDRKHQIWIGSTNGITLFYPDNVLFGNDINSQLKEEVITCITEDKKGRIWIGSREGLILYDENQESFITYKNQKDFIKGTIYGLQPDNEGNIWVSTNKGLIRFNPDTKTSQAFDESDGLQNNQFNDYAFCKAKDGMLLFGG, encoded by the coding sequence ATGTTTCAAAAAACAACCATAAAAATATTAAACATATCCAGCAGTACTTACCGCTGGCTGGCTGTTTTTGTAACCTTCACCACCCTTGTTTTTGTTGGGAGCCATGCTCATGCACAATTAGAAGAACGTTATTTTCGTAATATTTCGGTTGATAAAGGATTATCGCAAAGCACTGTTTTTTCCATCAAACAAGATACCTTGGGCTTTATCTGGATGGCCACACAAGATGGGCTTAACCGTTACGACAGCAAGGGTTTTAAAGTTTACCGTCCAGTAAAATCAGATCCTAAAAGTTTACAGTCTTACTATACCCGTACCCTTTTTATCGATCATAAAGGCAGTTTATGGGTAGGCGGAAACCAGGGCGTAAGCTGTTACAACTATACTACAGATGGCTTTACCAATTACAAACTGCCCCGTAGTCTTGGCGAATGGTATGTTTCTTCCATTACTGAAGATCCTCAGCATAATATATGGGTTACTTCTGTAGTGGGTGGTATTTTTAAACTGGCTGCGGGCGAATCGCAATTTAAACAGGTTAATTACGACTCATTTAATACCGGTATTAAAAGGGTTGTTTATATCGGCAGCTGGAAACAGACCATTTTAATCGGTACCGAAGTTGGTCTGTTTAAAATGACCGGCGCCAAAAACAAACTCGTTAAAATTGATTTAGGAACCGATAAACCGTCCATTAACGACGTGTATATCGATGGAAATGTATTTTGGGTCGCTACAGAGGGTAAAGGACTTATCCGGTATCATTTCGAGACCGGTGAAAAGAACGTTTTTCTACATTCGCCGGGTGTTAAAAGCATCGCCGATAACAATATCCGCTGCGTTGGAAAAGATACTGACGGAAATATCTGGCTTGGAACTTTTAAAGGTTTATCCATCTTAAACCTGAATAATAATACGTTAGAAAACTATTTTCATCAGGTTTCTCAACCTTATACCATTAGCCAGAATTCGGTCCGTTGTTTTTTTAAGGATAAACAGAATGGCATCTGGCTTGGGACTTTTTACGGTGGGGTTAATTATTACCATAAAAACGACATCAAATTTAACCTGCTCAGTCAGAATACAGGCCGGCTTTCGTTAAATGACGAAGTGGTCAGCGCGATTAAAGAAGACGCTAAAGGTAACTTCTGGATAGGGACCAATGATAAAGGTCTTAACTATTGGAACAGGGCAACCAATACCATCAGCTATTTTTCAAACAACGAAAATAATCCCAATAGCTTAAGTACAAACAACATCAAGGCCATTGCTTTTGATAACGACCAGAACCTTTTGGTGGGCACACATAATGGTGGATTGAACATCTTAAATCCGAATACAGGAAACGTAAAACGGTACCGCCATAACGAGAACGACCCCAACAGTATTGCCGGCGACCTGGTTTATGGCATCTTAAAAGATTATAAAAACAGGATCTGGATAGGCACACGTTCTGGCCTGGACGAGTTTAACCCCAAAAGCCAGACTTTTACACACATTCATTTAGACAGGGCGGGTAAAAGACCGGGTTCTGATGATATCACCTATCTTTTTGAGGATCGTAAACACCAGATCTGGATTGGTTCGACCAACGGCATTACCCTTTTTTATCCGGATAATGTGCTGTTTGGCAATGATATTAACAGTCAGTTAAAAGAAGAAGTAATTACCTGCATTACAGAAGATAAAAAAGGCAGGATCTGGATCGGTTCGAGGGAAGGATTAATTTTGTATGATGAAAACCAGGAATCATTTATTACCTATAAAAACCAAAAGGATTTTATAAAAGGTACCATTTACGGTTTGCAGCCCGATAATGAAGGGAATATTTGGGTTTCAACCAATAAGGGCCTTATCCGTTTCAATCCGGATACCAAAACATCACAGGCTTTTGATGAATCAGATGGCCTGCAGAACAATCAGTTTAACGATTATGCTTTTTGCAAGGCAAAAGATGGAATGTTACTTTTCGGGGGATAA